The proteins below are encoded in one region of Mesoplasma melaleucae:
- the trmFO gene encoding methylenetetrahydrofolate--tRNA-(uracil(54)-C(5))-methyltransferase (FADH(2)-oxidizing) TrmFO — MQKEVNIIGAGLAGCEAAYLLANNGVKVNLYEVKSLIKNDIQKTNDLAELVCSNTLRSKSKKNAAGILKNEMQMLNSLVIQAAYENQIPGDDALSVDRFGFSKSITEKIKQHKNITLVDKEVTEIDYTKVTIIASGPLTTEKLGQNIEYITGNEKLFFLDASAPIITKDSIDFKHVYWASRHNDGKDGKYICIPLNEEQFNTFVEELRNAETVKLKSFEKEIYFRGCQPIEQIAKTSKKVLLNGPLSPNNLINENNQTPYAVVQLRQDDAIDSLYNFVGFQTNIKWPEQKRILQTLPGLVNLNIVRYGVMHKNYYINSPKLLNRAQQVKRNKNIFFAGQITGVEGYIESASSGILAGINLLAYLNNIKIEQPSRKTMLGALNFYITNPKHETLKPMKCNLGILDQQNKNAKSEFYSFEESAKEMQAFIKRINNFVKLGEINE, encoded by the coding sequence ATGCAAAAAGAAGTAAATATTATTGGAGCTGGACTTGCTGGATGTGAAGCAGCTTATTTATTAGCAAACAATGGAGTAAAAGTTAATTTATATGAAGTTAAAAGTTTAATTAAAAACGATATTCAAAAAACAAACGATTTAGCTGAATTAGTTTGTTCAAATACATTAAGAAGTAAATCAAAAAAGAATGCCGCTGGTATTTTAAAAAATGAAATGCAAATGTTGAATTCATTAGTCATTCAAGCAGCATATGAAAATCAAATTCCAGGAGATGATGCATTAAGTGTTGATCGCTTTGGATTTAGTAAATCTATTACTGAAAAAATTAAACAACATAAAAACATTACTTTGGTTGATAAAGAAGTAACAGAAATTGATTACACAAAAGTTACAATCATAGCTTCTGGTCCTTTAACAACCGAAAAGCTTGGACAAAACATTGAATATATTACAGGAAATGAAAAATTATTCTTTTTAGATGCATCTGCCCCAATAATTACTAAGGATAGTATTGATTTTAAGCATGTTTATTGAGCAAGTAGACATAATGATGGTAAAGATGGTAAATATATTTGCATTCCGCTTAATGAAGAGCAATTTAATACATTTGTTGAAGAATTAAGAAATGCAGAAACTGTTAAATTAAAATCATTTGAAAAGGAAATTTATTTTAGAGGTTGCCAACCAATCGAACAAATTGCTAAAACAAGTAAAAAGGTTTTACTAAATGGTCCGTTATCACCAAATAATTTAATCAATGAAAATAATCAAACACCATATGCTGTGGTGCAACTACGCCAAGATGATGCAATTGATTCACTTTATAATTTTGTTGGTTTTCAAACAAATATTAAATGACCAGAACAAAAAAGAATTCTACAAACTTTACCAGGTTTAGTAAATTTAAATATTGTTAGATATGGAGTTATGCATAAAAACTATTATATTAATTCACCAAAATTATTAAATAGAGCACAGCAAGTAAAGAGAAATAAAAATATCTTTTTTGCAGGTCAAATCACTGGTGTTGAAGGATATATTGAATCAGCAAGTAGTGGAATTCTGGCAGGGATAAATCTTTTGGCTTATTTAAATAATATAAAAATAGAACAACCATCAAGAAAAACAATGTTAGGAGCTTTAAACTTTTATATAACAAATCCCAAACATGAAACATTAAAACCAATGAAATGCAATTTAGGAATTTTAGATCAACAAAATAAAAATGCTAAATCTGAATTTTATTCATTTGAAGAATCAGCAAAAGAAATGCAAGCATTTATTAAAAGAATTAATAACTTTGTGAAATTAGGTGAAATTAATGAATAA
- a CDS encoding M13 family metallopeptidase, with translation MTKIKPQDNFYESVNKEWINTNELPDGYASWGNFEMLQKKSTDDIKAIINDVVASSDLDKYSKMIVNLRANYLNDNARNEQGIKPILPILAKIKGLNSKADLTNLFVELYKEWGISFFHSKGVDSDFKESNLRALVIDSMSLGMSDRDFYETSHPRHEEIKKAYKEYIENVIKLSELALSTSEVFALIYDFEEKISKSMLKKEELREPENIYNIVTIEELNKICPIIDWKIYLNKTGYDKAAKIILTEPKFFEKLNEMLNEISLEDLKDIMLFKVASSYSKILSISLYENGFKYASVFSGVKKMKPIEDRVVEFVDGTLGELISKEYVKRHFSPNAKEDVLKMVHDLLKVYETRIKALDWMSETTKTKAIEKLNSFTIKIGYPDKWENLDDVEILSYEEDGSLFDNMLSLSKHYINKELKEINLPVDKSKWYMDAQTVNAYYNPTSNEICFPAGILQKPFYDVNQSHAANLGGIGAVIGHEVSHGFDDEGSKFDKNGNFENWWTEKDNEQYKLRTQKVVDQYNEYQINGSHVNGKLTLGENIGDLSGVAAALDICKAQSPEGLKDFFTNYALVWRRKATDEQKNTRLLIDPHSPEEFRCNGVLVNINEFHEVYETKPGDGMYKPKEERTKVW, from the coding sequence ATGACAAAAATTAAACCACAAGATAATTTCTATGAATCAGTTAATAAAGAATGAATAAACACAAATGAATTGCCTGATGGATATGCATCATGAGGCAATTTTGAAATGCTACAAAAAAAATCAACAGATGATATTAAAGCAATTATTAATGATGTTGTTGCATCAAGTGATTTAGATAAATATAGTAAAATGATTGTTAACTTACGTGCAAACTATTTAAATGACAATGCAAGAAATGAACAAGGTATTAAACCAATCTTACCAATTTTAGCTAAAATCAAAGGCTTAAACAGTAAAGCAGACTTAACAAACTTATTTGTTGAATTATACAAAGAATGAGGTATTTCATTCTTCCACTCAAAAGGTGTTGATTCAGATTTTAAAGAGAGTAATTTAAGAGCATTGGTGATTGATTCAATGAGTTTAGGAATGTCAGATAGAGATTTTTATGAAACATCTCATCCAAGACATGAAGAAATCAAAAAAGCATATAAAGAATATATTGAAAATGTTATTAAACTTTCAGAATTAGCATTATCAACAAGTGAAGTATTTGCCTTAATTTATGATTTTGAAGAAAAGATTTCAAAATCAATGTTAAAAAAAGAAGAATTACGTGAACCAGAAAACATTTACAACATTGTAACAATTGAAGAATTAAATAAAATTTGCCCAATCATTGATTGAAAAATATATTTAAACAAAACTGGTTATGATAAAGCAGCTAAAATTATTTTAACTGAACCAAAATTCTTTGAAAAATTAAATGAAATGCTTAATGAAATTAGTCTTGAAGACTTAAAAGACATTATGTTATTTAAGGTTGCAAGTTCTTATTCAAAAATTCTTTCAATTTCTTTATATGAAAATGGATTTAAATACGCATCAGTATTTAGCGGTGTTAAAAAAATGAAACCTATCGAAGATAGAGTTGTTGAATTTGTTGATGGAACACTTGGTGAACTAATTTCAAAAGAGTATGTTAAACGTCATTTCTCACCTAATGCAAAAGAAGATGTACTTAAAATGGTGCATGATTTATTAAAAGTTTATGAAACAAGAATTAAAGCATTAGATTGAATGTCAGAAACAACTAAAACAAAAGCAATTGAAAAATTAAATTCATTTACAATCAAAATTGGTTATCCAGATAAATGAGAAAATTTAGATGATGTTGAAATCTTAAGTTATGAAGAAGACGGAAGTCTATTTGATAATATGTTAAGTTTATCAAAACACTACATTAATAAAGAATTAAAAGAAATTAACTTACCAGTTGATAAATCAAAATGATACATGGATGCGCAAACAGTTAATGCATATTATAATCCAACATCAAATGAAATTTGTTTCCCTGCAGGGATTTTACAAAAACCATTCTATGATGTAAATCAATCACATGCTGCAAACCTTGGTGGAATTGGAGCTGTTATTGGTCATGAAGTAAGTCACGGGTTTGATGATGAAGGAAGTAAGTTTGATAAAAACGGAAACTTTGAAAATTGATGAACTGAAAAAGATAATGAACAATATAAACTAAGAACTCAAAAAGTTGTTGATCAATATAATGAATATCAAATTAATGGTTCACATGTTAATGGTAAATTAACACTTGGAGAAAACATTGGAGACTTAAGTGGAGTTGCTGCTGCATTAGATATATGTAAAGCACAAAGCCCTGAAGGATTAAAAGACTTCTTTACTAACTATGCTTTAGTTTGAAGAAGAAAAGCAACTGATGAACAAAAAAATACAAGATTATTAATTGATCCACATTCACCTGAAGAATTTAGATGTAATGGAGTTTTAGTTAACATAAATGAATTCCATGAAGTTTATGAAACTAAACCTGGTGATGGAATGTATAAACCAAAAGAAGAAAGAACTAAAGTTTGATAA
- the metK gene encoding methionine adenosyltransferase has protein sequence MRKLFTSESVSEGHPDKICDQISDAILDEVLKQDSNAKVACETFVTTNYLLIGGQITTTATVDYEKIARDILRKIGYNNDAYGINADTCQIDIKIEQQSADIALGIDLDTEVIGAGDQGIMFGYATNESKTFLPLAITVSHELVYLASKLKKEGKFKWARPDMKSQVTIDYTDEANPKIDTILMSIQHDDEMVEAEFKKFIKIEIMDVVAKEFGLNTDFKVLINPTGRFVIGGPQGDTGLTGRKIIVDTYGGYSRHGGGAFSGKDATKVDRSAAYMARYAAKNLVAAGLADKIEIQVSYAIAKPEPVSIFIETFGTEKVDKQVIEKALNDNFDFSVNKIIKKLDLRKPVFLKTATYGHFGKDEFTWEQLDKAEIIKK, from the coding sequence ATGAGAAAATTATTTACTAGCGAAAGTGTTTCAGAAGGTCATCCAGACAAAATATGTGATCAGATATCTGATGCGATATTGGATGAAGTTTTGAAACAAGACTCAAACGCTAAGGTAGCCTGCGAAACATTTGTTACCACAAACTATTTGCTAATCGGAGGGCAGATAACTACAACTGCTACTGTTGATTATGAAAAAATTGCACGTGATATATTAAGAAAAATTGGATATAACAATGATGCATATGGTATCAATGCTGATACATGTCAAATTGATATTAAAATTGAACAACAATCAGCTGATATTGCTTTAGGAATTGATTTAGATACTGAAGTAATTGGTGCTGGTGATCAAGGAATTATGTTTGGTTATGCTACAAACGAATCAAAAACTTTCTTGCCTTTAGCTATTACTGTTTCACATGAATTAGTTTATTTAGCTTCAAAGTTAAAAAAAGAAGGAAAATTCAAATGAGCAAGACCTGATATGAAATCTCAAGTAACAATTGATTACACAGATGAAGCTAATCCAAAAATTGACACAATATTGATGTCAATTCAACACGATGATGAAATGGTTGAAGCAGAATTTAAAAAATTCATTAAAATTGAAATTATGGATGTTGTAGCTAAAGAGTTTGGACTTAATACTGATTTCAAAGTATTAATTAATCCAACAGGCAGATTTGTTATTGGTGGACCACAAGGTGATACTGGATTAACAGGAAGAAAAATTATTGTTGATACATATGGAGGATACTCACGTCATGGTGGAGGAGCCTTTTCAGGTAAAGATGCAACAAAAGTTGATCGAAGTGCTGCTTACATGGCTAGATATGCTGCTAAAAATTTAGTAGCAGCTGGTTTAGCTGATAAAATTGAAATTCAAGTATCATATGCCATAGCTAAACCAGAACCAGTTTCAATATTTATTGAAACATTTGGAACTGAAAAAGTTGATAAACAAGTTATTGAAAAAGCTTTAAATGATAATTTTGATTTCTCAGTAAATAAAATCATTAAAAAACTAGATTTAAGAAAACCAGTCTTTTTAAAAACAGCAACTTATGGACACTTTGGAAAAGATGAATTCACTTGAGAACAATTAGACAAAGCTGAAATAATTAAAAAATAA
- a CDS encoding TIGR00282 family metallophosphoesterase, translating into MKVLMIGDIFAKPGREIFKKNIEYLIKDNEIDFVVVNGENTTHGKSISKDHYDFYKDNYVDVITSGNHIFKNPEVLQYIDKTPDLLKPLNMYKSPGNGYVITEKNNKKICVLNLIGNTFMDPSNSVYETMDDFLSLKLKYDILLIDFHAETTAEKIAFALNYDGIITGFVGTHTHVPTADERLLPNGTAFITDLGMTGVISSVIGIEPADAIYKQKTGLVRRFQPATGKAQLNAVIIEIDEKTNKAISIKRISI; encoded by the coding sequence ATGAAAGTACTTATGATTGGTGATATCTTTGCCAAACCAGGTAGAGAAATATTTAAAAAAAATATTGAATATTTAATTAAAGATAATGAAATTGATTTTGTTGTGGTTAATGGTGAAAATACAACACATGGAAAATCTATTTCAAAAGATCATTATGATTTTTATAAAGATAATTATGTTGATGTAATTACTAGTGGTAATCATATTTTTAAAAATCCTGAAGTACTTCAATATATTGATAAAACACCTGATTTGTTAAAACCTTTAAATATGTACAAGTCACCTGGAAATGGATATGTAATTACTGAAAAGAATAATAAAAAAATATGTGTTTTAAACTTGATCGGAAATACTTTTATGGATCCATCAAATAGTGTTTATGAAACAATGGATGATTTTTTATCATTAAAACTGAAATATGACATTCTATTAATTGATTTTCATGCTGAAACAACAGCTGAAAAAATAGCATTTGCTTTAAACTACGATGGAATCATTACAGGTTTTGTTGGAACTCATACTCATGTACCAACAGCTGATGAAAGACTTTTACCTAATGGGACAGCATTTATCACTGATTTAGGTATGACTGGAGTAATTAGTTCTGTAATTGGAATTGAACCAGCAGATGCAATTTATAAACAAAAAACAGGATTAGTAAGACGTTTTCAACCAGCAACTGGTAAAGCGCAATTAAACGCTGTTATTATTGAAATTGATGAAAAAACTAATAAAGCAATAAGCATTAAAAGAATAAGTATTTAA
- the ylxM gene encoding YlxM family DNA-binding protein: MSKITLEKTLELSSLFYLYKNLLTQKQVEYFELYFEEDLSFQEIADQLEISKAAAHDAINKIIKLLNHLEEKLGLNKHKAQITKVVESHADSKNEEVLELIEQLKEVI, encoded by the coding sequence ATGAGTAAAATAACATTAGAAAAAACATTAGAATTATCTTCATTATTTTATTTATACAAAAATTTATTAACACAAAAACAAGTAGAATATTTTGAATTATATTTTGAAGAAGATTTAAGCTTTCAAGAAATTGCTGATCAATTAGAAATTTCAAAAGCTGCTGCGCATGATGCAATTAATAAAATTATTAAATTATTAAATCATTTAGAAGAAAAATTAGGTTTGAATAAACATAAAGCACAAATAACAAAAGTTGTGGAATCACATGCTGACTCAAAAAATGAAGAGGTTTTAGAACTTATAGAACAATTGAAAGAGGTTATCTAA
- the ftsY gene encoding signal recognition particle-docking protein FtsY: MGFWNKLKEKISGNTWVKETNVQQDIKSEAVQEKKQLSDKEIAKKQKQKVKKEKAEKAIAKSALDFSKDIKKLSKKYKKMDDDFFDELEEVLIKTDMGMKMVLKISNNIRRKVKNTTDATEFREILAEEIYDIYTDGSKKVEELNFEDGRLNVFMVIGVNGTGKTTSLSKIANYYAEQNKKVLIAAADTFRAGAIEQLEEWVDKRLDNKVDLVKGKKQNQDPASVVFDALEKAKAENYDLLLIDTAGRLQNKVNLMKELEKMHQIVHKFDKKAPHELLLVIDATTGQNGVMQAQEFNEVANVTGIVLTKMDGTSKGGIALSIKDQLNIPVKLVGVGEKVDDIEKFDVDQYVYSLVVGFMEDQDQDNE; the protein is encoded by the coding sequence ATGGGTTTTTGAAATAAGTTAAAAGAAAAAATATCAGGAAATACATGAGTAAAAGAAACAAATGTACAACAAGATATTAAATCAGAAGCTGTTCAAGAAAAAAAACAATTATCTGATAAAGAAATTGCTAAAAAACAAAAGCAAAAAGTTAAAAAAGAAAAAGCTGAAAAAGCAATTGCTAAATCAGCTTTAGATTTTTCAAAAGATATTAAAAAACTTTCAAAAAAATATAAAAAAATGGATGATGACTTTTTTGATGAATTAGAAGAAGTATTAATTAAAACTGACATGGGAATGAAAATGGTTTTAAAAATTTCAAATAACATTAGAAGAAAAGTTAAAAATACTACTGACGCTACTGAATTTAGAGAAATTCTTGCAGAAGAAATTTATGACATCTACACAGATGGTTCTAAAAAAGTTGAAGAATTAAATTTTGAAGATGGAAGATTAAACGTTTTTATGGTTATTGGTGTTAATGGAACTGGTAAAACGACATCTTTATCAAAAATAGCAAATTACTATGCTGAACAAAATAAAAAAGTTTTAATTGCAGCAGCTGATACTTTTAGAGCAGGAGCAATTGAACAATTAGAAGAATGGGTTGATAAAAGACTTGATAACAAAGTTGATTTAGTTAAAGGTAAAAAACAAAATCAAGATCCTGCAAGTGTTGTTTTTGATGCTTTAGAAAAAGCAAAAGCAGAAAACTATGATTTATTATTAATTGATACAGCAGGAAGACTTCAAAATAAAGTTAACTTAATGAAAGAGTTAGAAAAAATGCATCAAATAGTTCATAAATTTGATAAAAAAGCACCACATGAACTTTTATTAGTTATTGATGCAACAACTGGTCAAAATGGAGTTATGCAAGCGCAAGAATTTAATGAAGTAGCAAATGTAACTGGAATTGTTTTAACTAAAATGGATGGAACTAGCAAAGGTGGAATTGCTTTATCAATTAAAGATCAATTAAATATCCCTGTTAAATTAGTTGGGGTTGGAGAAAAGGTTGATGACATTGAAAAATTTGATGTTGATCAATATGTTTATAGTTTAGTTGTTGGTTTCATGGAAGATCAGGATCAAGATAATGAGTAA
- the phoU gene encoding phosphate signaling complex protein PhoU, whose amino-acid sequence MAVNKILDNDIRQLRNMLENMISETKVQFAEAFEVITNNNVEGAAMIVEHDKIINDKLNEFTSTALWKIAKQQLVSRDLRLAVGGILLAREIEIIADYSKRLCIFFSKFKPTKKYTTSILNLFQLVIDMLDSFSELFLNFDTNLVVKVIELESQINKEFEDLYAYLVKALKKSETNEEMIEISEAMKQAKNLERAGDHLLTVQEIVSFIRTGRFEETSEIYENLKTLM is encoded by the coding sequence ATGGCAGTAAATAAAATTTTAGATAACGATATTAGACAGCTAAGAAACATGCTTGAAAATATGATTTCTGAAACCAAAGTTCAATTTGCTGAAGCATTTGAAGTTATTACTAATAATAATGTTGAAGGTGCAGCAATGATTGTTGAACATGACAAAATCATTAACGATAAGTTAAATGAATTTACCTCAACAGCACTCTGAAAAATTGCAAAACAACAATTAGTGTCACGCGATTTAAGACTTGCTGTTGGTGGAATCTTGTTAGCAAGAGAAATTGAGATTATTGCTGATTATTCTAAAAGATTATGTATCTTTTTCTCAAAGTTTAAACCAACAAAAAAATATACAACATCAATCTTAAATTTATTTCAATTAGTAATTGATATGTTAGATAGTTTCTCAGAATTATTCTTAAACTTTGATACTAACTTAGTAGTTAAAGTTATAGAACTTGAATCACAAATTAATAAAGAATTTGAAGATTTATATGCATACTTAGTTAAAGCATTAAAAAAGTCTGAAACAAATGAAGAAATGATAGAAATATCAGAAGCAATGAAACAAGCAAAAAATCTTGAAAGAGCTGGAGATCATTTATTAACAGTTCAAGAAATTGTTTCATTTATTAGAACTGGTAGATTTGAAGAAACTTCTGAAATTTACGAAAATTTAAAAACATTAATGTAA
- the pstB gene encoding phosphate ABC transporter ATP-binding protein PstB: MSNTIKKDETIKGLDLNKNIKEDKPNKLPALSKRADVIKISDFNFFYKGKKQVLFDINIDIKENSITTFIGPSGCGKSTLLKSINRMNDLISGSSIEGSIKVFDEEIYKSGTDVSKLRTEVGMVFQKANPFPLSIYDNVVYGPKTQGVRNKKILNQICEDSLRKAALWDEVKDKLETAALGLSGGQQQRLCIARAIAMHPKILLMDEPTSALDPIATLKVEELVLELKKEYTIIMVTHSLQQATRISDMTAYFLKGELIEYNTTKKIFINPKDSRTEDYISGRYGD, encoded by the coding sequence ATGAGTAACACAATCAAAAAAGATGAAACCATTAAAGGTTTAGATTTAAATAAAAATATTAAAGAAGATAAACCAAATAAATTACCAGCGTTATCAAAAAGAGCTGATGTAATTAAAATATCTGATTTTAACTTCTTTTATAAAGGCAAAAAACAAGTATTATTTGATATCAACATAGATATTAAAGAAAATTCTATTACAACATTTATTGGACCATCAGGTTGTGGTAAATCAACATTATTGAAATCAATTAATAGAATGAATGATTTAATTAGTGGTTCAAGTATTGAAGGATCAATTAAAGTATTTGATGAAGAGATATACAAGTCAGGAACAGATGTTTCAAAATTAAGAACAGAAGTTGGAATGGTATTCCAAAAAGCTAACCCATTCCCATTATCAATTTATGATAATGTTGTATATGGTCCAAAAACTCAAGGTGTCAGAAATAAAAAAATCTTAAATCAAATTTGTGAGGATTCATTAAGAAAAGCTGCATTATGAGATGAAGTTAAAGACAAATTAGAAACTGCAGCACTTGGGCTTTCTGGTGGTCAACAACAAAGATTATGTATCGCAAGAGCAATTGCAATGCATCCAAAAATTTTATTGATGGATGAACCAACATCTGCATTAGACCCAATTGCTACATTAAAAGTTGAAGAATTAGTTTTAGAACTTAAAAAAGAATATACAATTATTATGGTTACTCATTCACTACAACAAGCAACAAGAATTAGTGATATGACTGCTTATTTTTTAAAAGGTGAATTAATAGAGTATAATACAACTAAGAAAATATTTATTAATCCAAAAGATTCAAGAACAGAGGATTACATTTCAGGAAGGTATGGTGATTAG
- the pstA gene encoding phosphate ABC transporter permease PstA, with protein MFLRKSNNESSFKTKTFKPKQNFNAKLFKSIVYSLTLAVLAILVILVAFVILKSNRVFKEVGFWSFLTGTSWKPGKNGAETAHYGIGLIIIMTIVLLAIAMLFAIPLTIFSTLFISEYLSVSMQKKVLTVFKLLASVPSVVFGLFARDQIGALFQLMGAPNNDNLMVAAITMTFMAAPTMIILSYNAVQSVPDSYRLGSLGLGISKEQTTFKIIRKSANAKIISAVILGMARVIGETMAIMMIAGNSTGGFIKNSGISGILFSSIRTLAATIGLEMTENSGSTHQSALFAIGLILFMLVFIINIIILFMSKVDNIKYSRRIKREEKRNKHSNIEQKNNVSKYVYDNNVLGMMVHNRTENKLFKKLYSWMMLVLMWLSTAIVISFTFWILGDVVIRGLIGLADPIAFIHIDTENKTGGGIFAALLTTILLVICTLIFAIPFALAAAVYLNEYANPNSIFTKSFRFGISLLASTPSIVFGIFGLSIFIVLLGLPFSILAAALTMTVVVLPMLITNFEDALQQVPHQYREAGSGLGLSKIQTLFKIILPNAMEGIITGVILAMAKIIGESAPIYLTLGTDIQMPSQIFLSQGTTLTTGIYMMVAEGIPGLGENTIYLMALITIILIIVLNFTSGTISSLLVTKAKEIKARTKFKAKTAKEKYKARVKKLKPSFRFRIMKLKSKMRNNEITYFKNTKVSYVAWKKRKKEYRKLKKGVVDHE; from the coding sequence ATGTTTCTTAGAAAAAGTAATAATGAAAGTTCATTTAAAACAAAAACTTTTAAACCCAAGCAAAACTTCAATGCAAAATTATTTAAATCAATTGTTTATTCATTAACTTTGGCTGTTTTAGCTATTTTAGTAATCTTGGTAGCTTTTGTTATTTTAAAATCAAATCGTGTTTTTAAAGAGGTGGGATTTTGAAGCTTCTTAACAGGAACTAGTTGAAAACCAGGGAAAAATGGTGCTGAAACAGCTCATTATGGAATTGGATTAATCATTATAATGACAATCGTATTATTAGCAATTGCTATGTTATTTGCAATTCCATTAACTATCTTTTCAACTTTATTTATATCAGAATATCTTTCAGTAAGTATGCAAAAAAAAGTCTTAACTGTTTTTAAACTTTTAGCCAGTGTTCCTTCTGTTGTGTTTGGTTTATTTGCAAGAGATCAAATAGGAGCCTTATTTCAGTTAATGGGAGCGCCAAATAATGATAACCTAATGGTTGCAGCAATAACTATGACTTTTATGGCTGCACCAACAATGATAATTTTAAGTTATAATGCTGTTCAATCAGTTCCTGACAGTTATAGACTGGGAAGTTTAGGTTTAGGAATTTCAAAAGAACAAACAACATTTAAAATTATTAGAAAATCTGCAAATGCTAAAATTATTTCAGCTGTTATTCTAGGTATGGCTAGAGTTATTGGAGAAACAATGGCAATTATGATGATTGCTGGGAACTCGACTGGTGGTTTTATAAAAAATAGTGGGATCAGTGGTATCTTATTCTCATCAATCAGAACATTAGCAGCTACAATTGGTCTTGAAATGACTGAAAATAGTGGTTCAACTCATCAATCAGCACTTTTCGCTATTGGTTTAATTTTATTCATGTTAGTATTTATCATTAATATTATAATTTTATTCATGTCTAAGGTTGACAACATAAAATACTCAAGACGAATCAAAAGAGAAGAAAAAAGAAATAAACATAGTAATATAGAACAAAAAAATAATGTTTCTAAGTATGTATATGATAATAATGTATTAGGAATGATGGTTCATAATAGAACAGAAAATAAGTTATTTAAAAAACTTTATTCATGAATGATGTTAGTTTTAATGTGATTATCAACAGCAATTGTAATTTCATTTACATTTTGAATTTTAGGTGATGTTGTAATTAGAGGATTAATTGGTTTAGCTGATCCGATTGCCTTTATTCATATTGACACTGAAAATAAAACTGGTGGAGGAATATTTGCTGCCTTACTTACAACCATATTATTAGTTATATGTACATTAATCTTTGCAATTCCATTTGCACTTGCAGCAGCAGTTTATTTAAATGAATATGCAAATCCAAATTCAATTTTTACTAAATCATTTAGATTTGGAATCAGTTTACTTGCTTCAACTCCATCAATTGTATTTGGAATCTTTGGTTTATCAATATTTATTGTTTTACTAGGATTACCATTTAGTATTCTTGCAGCCGCATTAACGATGACTGTGGTTGTCTTACCAATGTTAATCACAAACTTTGAAGACGCGTTACAACAAGTGCCTCATCAATACCGAGAAGCTGGATCAGGTTTAGGTTTATCAAAAATTCAAACTTTATTTAAAATCATTTTACCAAACGCAATGGAAGGAATTATTACTGGAGTAATCTTAGCCATGGCAAAAATTATTGGAGAATCAGCCCCAATCTACTTAACATTAGGAACTGATATTCAAATGCCAAGTCAAATATTCCTATCACAAGGAACAACATTAACAACAGGAATTTATATGATGGTTGCTGAAGGAATTCCTGGTCTTGGTGAAAATACAATATATTTAATGGCTTTAATTACTATTATTTTAATTATTGTGTTGAACTTCACATCAGGTACCATATCTTCATTATTGGTAACAAAAGCAAAAGAAATTAAAGCAAGAACAAAATTTAAAGCTAAAACAGCAAAAGAAAAATATAAAGCGAGAGTTAAAAAACTTAAACCTTCATTTAGATTTAGAATTATGAAATTAAAGAGTAAAATGAGAAATAATGAAATAACTTATTTTAAAAATACAAAAGTATCTTATGTAGCTTGAAAAAAACGTAAAAAAGAATATAGAAAGTTAAAAAAAGGAGTGGTAGATCATGAGTAA